DNA sequence from the Pirellulales bacterium genome:
CCCAATCGAATGGAATGCTGGTCGCAAAAAACGGCCACGTTCATGATTTTGGGGAATGTCTGCACCCGGCCATGCGGCTTTTGTTCCGTTCCCAAAGGCAAAACGGAAGCTTTGGAGGTAGATGAGCCAGATCGAGTGGCCGAAGCCGCCGCCCGGCTGGGTTTGAAGCACGTACTAATCACGTCGGTTACCCGCGATGATTTACCGGACGGAGGTGCAGACCATTTTTATTCCTGCGTGCTTGCAGTCCGCAATCGAACCGGGGCCGCCGTGGAAGTGCTCACCCCTGATTTTCTTGGCAAGCCCGGCGCGCTGGCTCGTGTTCTGGAATCCCGGCCCGAAGTTTTTAATCACAACACAGAGACCGTGCCCCGGTTGTATCGAGCAATCCGTGGCCGCAAAAGTGATTATCGCTGGACGCTTGAATTGTTGCGGCAGGCCAAGCAAATCGACCCACGGGTTAAAACCAAAAGTGGCCTCATGCTAGGCTTGGGCGAAACTCGCGAGGAGTTGCTTGATACACTGGCCGATTTGCTCGACGTTGGCTGCGACATGCTCACGCTTGGGCAATATCTCCAGCCGACGCCTCTGCATTTGCCCGTGATACGTTATGTGCCGCCGACGGAATTCGACGAGTTAGGTCGCGCTGCCAAAGCGATGGGCTTCCGCCGCGTCGCTAGTGGACCCTTTGTCCGTTCCAGCTACCACGCCGGAGAAATGAATGCCTAATGCCGAATATCTAAGAGGCTGTTTCAAAACTGGACTTCCTTCAAGGGTGGCTGGGGTCGAGTGCCGCCGAGCCCCCAGTGAATAGGCTGCTGGGGGCTCCCTTCGGTCGACCCCAGCCACCCGATTCCTAGTTTTGAAACAGCCTGTAAGGGAATGACGAAATTCCAATGACGAATGAATCTTTTCACGCTTCGTTATTCTTGCGGCACATTCGCCATTAGTTTCTTCGTCATTATCCTCTCAATGCCTCAGTGTCTCCGTGGTTTGATTTAGCTATGCGCAAGTTCCAGCGTGCCCCATGTGCTGGGATCTTCTCGATAAGGCAATGCCGGCGGGCAGCAAAACGTGTGTTCGCCAATTTCGCGGTCGATCACCGCCCAGTGAAATCCGAGCTTGGGATGTTCGGCTGGATCGAAGCCCGTCAGGGCTGCAGCAGGAATGGCCACGTCCAAACGGTATCCATCGTTTTGCTTATGGCATACCGCGCCCAATGAACCGCGCACCAGCGGCTTGGGATTTTCCCGGGCTCGATTAATGGCGATGAGTTCGGCTACAGGTTCGCCCTGTTGATGTCCGCCGCCAGCGGGCAAAAACACGAACTGATGACAAAAGCGACTGGCGCGGTGAATGTTGTGCGTATCGCGGGTATCTATCCACAAGTAGACGCCGTCGCTGTCGTTAATACGGCTTTCGCGGCACCAGGGCGGTTGCTTCTTCCCCTTCACGGATGCAGAAAATGCCATTCCCTGAACGTTCCAAGCGGCACGCACTTCAACCCGCTGGGGAGCGTCGTCCAGTTCGGCAAAGCTAGGCAGCAGATAATCATCTCCCAAGACCACGCCCTGGGGTGTCCAAATCTTCGCCGCTGGCCGGCAAGGCACGGCAAATCGAAACAAAAAACTGGGCGGGAGAAGTTGCTGGGACATGATGGAAAGTAATGAGGAATATGTATATGGCGTTAAATCACAACCGCTAATCGCTTGCCGCTAATTGCTTTTTCCGAAACAGCGGCTGTTTCTCTCCGTTCTGGGCGATGACCGCTGCGTGCTCGCGCAGAAGTGCTGCCAAATCGCCGCGGTGTAAATTGTCTGAATTTACGAATCGCAATTTCATTACGTCGACCTCCGCTCGACCGGCGTCGAATTCCGGCTCCGAGCCCAATTCCGCAATGCGTCCCAAAGCGAAGCGCCCCTTGGGGCCAGCCAGCGATAATTCCACTGCCGCCAATTTTTTCGTCCACACCCGAGCCCACGGTTCGCGCTGTCCGGGCAACAGCAAATTGACAACCTGGCTGTGGTTCCACAATGCTTGAACTTGCGGCGCCGCCGCTAAAAGCATTTCTAACAGCTCCTCCAATACTTCGGCTTCCCAGGCGATTTTCTTGCCGGGCGGAAAACCCTTTCGTAATAAATGCCACTTGCGGCCTAGCACCATCCAGGGCATGACCGATTCCGGATCTTGTTGTGCCCGCTGAGTTATTTTTTTGAACCCGGCCACCGCTTGTTCTAAGAACGGCCAAAAATGCTTGTGATCGATTTCGTCCAACGAATGCACTCGCAATTCCACTTCTTGCCACGGCCCACGTAGCGTGCGGACTTTCACCCGGCTGTCTGTGCCGTACACCGGCAAATCATGCATTTCGTTCAATGGCTTCATGCCCAGATGACTAATGAGCTGCTCGCGGTTGAAAGTTGCTTTGGCAGTGCGAAATTTCAATTTCAACAGCCATTGTTCGCCGGTGATGGCGTGCAGGAACCAACCGTCCGCTTTCTTTTGTGCAGCAATTTCCACAACGCTTCGATCGTTCCAATTGGTGGGGCTGAAGTCGCCAAGCTCCTGAATGCGATCGACCACTTGCTCCAAAATCCGGCCATCCCAGCGACACGGCTCGCCGTTGCGGCCCACCCGATCGACGATGTGCCAGCGCCGCCCATCGCTTTCCCACGGCATTTTGGTTTGCTCACCGACAGCGGCAATTTCCAAATCGCCAGCCTGTTTCACTTGAACGGCGGCAAAATCGTGTGGTTTGCGTTCTTCGTGGGGACCGGCAGCAAGAACTGGCGCCAGTGCGGCGGCGGTGTAGGAATCGCTCGCCTGGCGGCTCGCGGCTAAACTTTTGTCCGCCGTACTCTTCTGTTTTCCGCGCCTCATTTTCTGACCACTGACCACTGGCCGCAGACCACAAATTTCCTCCGGAGAACCCTCTGCAACCATTTGTCCGCCACCGTCGCCAGCTTCGGGACCCAGATCAATGACCCAATCGGCCGTTTTGATCACGTCCAAATTATGTTCGATCACCACAACCGTATTGCCCAAATCGACCAGTCGATGCAATACATCCAGCAGCTTGCGAATGTCGTCAAAATGGAGGCCGGTCGTCGGCTCGTCCAGCACATACAGCGTCCGGCCGGTGTCCGGTCGGGCTAATTCAGCGGCTAATTTCACTCGCTGAGCTTCACCTCCGGAAAGCGTGTGGGCGGGCTGGCCCAAGCGAAGATAATCCAGCCCCACGTCGCACAGCGTTTGCAAAATGCGGCGGATTTTTGGAATGTTTTCAAACAGCTTGAGCGCCCGGCCGCAAGACATTTCAAGCACGTCGGCAATCGATTGCCCATGATACGTGACGGCCAACGTTTCCGGATTGTAGCGGCGCCCGCGGCAGGTATCGCACTGTACCCACACATCGGGCAGAAAATGCATTTCGATGCACAGCTCGCCGTTTCCTTCGCAGGTTTCACATCGGCCGCCAGGAGCGTTAAAGCTGAATCGCCGGGGAGTATAACCGCGCACCTTCGCTTCCGGCAGTTGCGAAAATAGCTGTCGAATTAAATCGAACACGCCGGTATAC
Encoded proteins:
- the lipA gene encoding lipoyl synthase, giving the protein MQLVTLNPSGNIVSPATGPRLPPWLKKNLPLGGGLQFTSRLIDDLHLETVCESAKCPNRMECWSQKTATFMILGNVCTRPCGFCSVPKGKTEALEVDEPDRVAEAAARLGLKHVLITSVTRDDLPDGGADHFYSCVLAVRNRTGAAVEVLTPDFLGKPGALARVLESRPEVFNHNTETVPRLYRAIRGRKSDYRWTLELLRQAKQIDPRVKTKSGLMLGLGETREELLDTLADLLDVGCDMLTLGQYLQPTPLHLPVIRYVPPTEFDELGRAAKAMGFRRVASGPFVRSSYHAGEMNA
- a CDS encoding ATP-binding cassette domain-containing protein gives rise to the protein PTNRRFATNRKGSEPALEIIGARHNNLRNLTVRIPLGTLTAVTGVSGSGKSSLIEDVLCKSLARTLHRAGEIPGVHDEIRGVEQVNKIIRVDQQPLGSTPTSNPATYTGVFDLIRQLFSQLPEAKVRGYTPRRFSFNAPGGRCETCEGNGELCIEMHFLPDVWVQCDTCRGRRYNPETLAVTYHGQSIADVLEMSCGRALKLFENIPKIRRILQTLCDVGLDYLRLGQPAHTLSGGEAQRVKLAAELARPDTGRTLYVLDEPTTGLHFDDIRKLLDVLHRLVDLGNTVVVIEHNLDVIKTADWVIDLGPEAGDGGGQMVAEGSPEEICGLRPVVSGQKMRRGKQKSTADKSLAASRQASDSYTAAALAPVLAAGPHEERKPHDFAAVQVKQAGDLEIAAVGEQTKMPWESDGRRWHIVDRVGRNGEPCRWDGRILEQVVDRIQELGDFSPTNWNDRSVVEIAAQKKADGWFLHAITGEQWLLKLKFRTAKATFNREQLISHLGMKPLNEMHDLPVYGTDSRVKVRTLRGPWQEVELRVHSLDEIDHKHFWPFLEQAVAGFKKITQRAQQDPESVMPWMVLGRKWHLLRKGFPPGKKIAWEAEVLEELLEMLLAAAPQVQALWNHSQVVNLLLPGQREPWARVWTKKLAAVELSLAGPKGRFALGRIAELGSEPEFDAGRAEVDVMKLRFVNSDNLHRGDLAALLREHAAVIAQNGEKQPLFRKKQLAASD